In a single window of the Elaeis guineensis isolate ETL-2024a chromosome 4, EG11, whole genome shotgun sequence genome:
- the LOC105043899 gene encoding uncharacterized protein: MASELSLLSLNQLQKLAQQQQQYFNPRNWPGLRLAEADDDSWKVRAFAESATGMTWPLRSYTCTFCRREFRSAQALGGHMNVHRRDRARLLQSPQGSHPSSPTTPSPPIVFPPPVPEFVSGGRCYCLLYPIPDAATIIFAPTRDSPSTLLYISPYPGNGSGGVDKDEGNNGDDVDKELDLELRLGW, encoded by the coding sequence ATGGCATCTGAACTTAGCCTTCTGTCCCTGAACCAACTCCAAAAGCTAgcccagcagcagcagcagtactTTAATCCTAGGAACTGGCCAGGTCTCCGACTGGCTGAAGCTGATGATGATTCTTGGAAGGTCCGGGCATTTGCGGAGAGCGCCACGGGCATGACATGGCCGCTACGCTCGTACACATGCACCTTCTGCCGTCGTGAGTTCCGGTCGGCCCAGGCATTGGGTGGCCACATGAACGTTCACCGCCGCGATCGAGCTAGGCTCCTGCAGTCCCCTCAAGGATCCCACCCATCCTCTCCCACAACTCCATCTCCTCCCATTGTCTTCCCACCACCAGTACCAGAATTCGTCTCCGGTGGTCGCTGCTACTGCCTTCTCTACCCTATCCCGGACGCCGCCACAATTATCTTTGCACCGACTAGGGATTCACCCTCCACTCTCCTATATATTAGTCCGTATCCCGGGAATGGATCCGGTGGGGTTGACAAAGATGAAGGAAATAATGGAGATGACGTTGATAAGGAGCTGGATTTAGAGCTTCGACTTGGATGGTGA